In Osmerus mordax isolate fOsmMor3 chromosome 24, fOsmMor3.pri, whole genome shotgun sequence, the following are encoded in one genomic region:
- the LOC136932560 gene encoding isotocin-neurophysin IT 2-like has product MSGAAVCVGLVFLLSVCSACYISNCPIGGKRAIMDAPQRRCLPCGPGDRGRCFGPSICCGEGLGCWLGSPEASRCVEENYLPTPCHSGGKPCGAEGGHCAAPGVCCDSDGCAVDQSCLAEEDSEELISQSEGDDSNDIILKLLHLTGHAAPHRIHQ; this is encoded by the exons ATGTCTGGAGCTGCCGTCTGCGTGGGTCTGGTCTTCCTGCTGTCCGTCTGTTCGGCCTGCTACATCTCCAACTGCCCCATCGGAGGGAAGAGAGCCATCATGGACGCCCCTCAACGCAGG tgctTGCCCTGTGGGCCAGGGGACCGAGGCCGCTGCTTCGGCCCCAGCATCTGCTGTGGTGAGGGGCTGGGCTGCTGGCTGGGCTCCCCTGAGGCTTCTCGCTGCGTGGAGGAAAACTACCTGCCCACCCCCTGCCACTCTGGGGGGAAACCCTGCGGAGCGGAGGGAGGCCACTGTGCTGCCCCCGGTGTCTGCTGCGACTCAG ATGGCTGCGCTGTCGACCAATCCTGTTTGGCTGAAGAGGACAGCGAAGAActaatcagccaatcagaaggcGACGACTCCAACGACATCATCCTCAAGCTGCTGCATTTGACTGGCCACGCCGCTCCTCATCGAATCCACCAATGA